Genomic DNA from Aminobacterium mobile DSM 12262:
ATCTTTTAAAGAATCAAAGTCATCATCCCTAAATCTCTCCCCTTTACGATAAGAGGAGTTTTGTATATCTATTTCATCAAACATTTCAAGGGTATCAGCGTCTTCCATGATAGCAGAAGAAAAAGGTCCATATTTATATCCTGCAAAGCAATATCCCGTATCTATATCTTGAGTGTTTAGGAAATAGATAGCTTTTTGCACAAGTATCTTTTGTGCTTCCATTCCGTTTTCGTTAAAATAATGAATAACAAATTTCAAAAGAAGTTTCCCCATCTATCGTCCCTCCTTAATTCCTTAAGTTGAGGTCTCTTCATAGCTCTATTGTCTGAGAAGCGTTTTTATATCTTGTTCTTTACTGGAATTTGAATAAATACGCCACAAGAGCGGCGTTGTTTCGGAAAAAGCTTTAAAAATAGGCGAATACTCAGCCAGAGGAAGAACAAGATTTTCTCCTGACCTGGATATGACGTGAAAATCTTCCTCATCCTTTTCATCTGTATTTTGGTTTGAGGAAAGTTTATGAATTTTGAGGTTCTTCTGTTTCACAAAATAATCGTTGTTGAGCTTAAAACCTTCCTTGCGAAGTTTTTCAAGGGACACCCAATATTCCTTTTGCTTTTCTTTATCTGAGGAGAGTCCTTCTTTAACCATCTTAAGGTGGTTATTACGTTTCAGACAAGAAACCCAAAAGTTACTTGCATCATTATTTAGCTCGCACAGGATGGAATAGTCATCGAAAGTAACGAACCAATCCATATCCAGAAAGTCTATTTCTTCTGAATAGCTTTTATTAATGGTAACATGATTTTTAAAGTTCGCAAAAGATCCTTTATTGTTCTCTTTTTTATATGCAATATATTGTTCCAGAGCAATATCATACCCCATCCTCGTTCTGTGGAAAGGTACCTGTAAATTATAGTGATACCGAGCAAGAATAAACTCTTCTAATATAGGTATATTGTCAATTACAATGTTAAATGCCAGGGAAGGCATTGTTGTACGTATTTTTATTGACGAAAGATATCGATTATAGTCGTAAACTCCATACTTTACGCCGCAATAATAAGAGTCCCTTCGTAAATAATCGGCTCTATCGGCGTCAAAATGCCCAGAGATAATGCTCTTTAATATATTGTCTTTTGAATTGGGGATTTCTTGGGGATCTGCTTTGATTAAGTTGGCAACTCGAGAGGGGGTTACGTTGTTTTCTTTAATAATTTCTGATATCCTGACATGTTTTTTGATAATATACCTTCCAATGTTTTCATGTCGAGCTTTATCGAGTAATACTTCTTCGCTGGCGTGAGAAAATGGTAGATGACCAATGTCGTGAAGTAACGCAGCAAAACGAAGAGTTTTTAGAGCACATAATAACGTTTCAGAATTATCCCACTCTAATTTTTTTAGTTCATCCCTGTTGTTTTTAGCCATATCATTGTACAGACAAGTGAAAATATCAGTAGCCGCTTGAACAACCCCAATGGAGTGTTGGAAGCGAGAATGTTCTGCTCCCGGGTATACATATTTTGTAAGTGCTAGTTGATGTATGCGTCGTAGTCGCTGAAAAATAGGAGTGTCTATAATCTTTGTCTCATCTTCAGATAACTCTATATAACCATACAAGGGGTCTCGAAAACGATGCTTAAGTTCTAGTGCCCGTAATGCTTCATAAATCACTGTGTCTGCCTCCTTGCTTCGCTCTTTACATGTATATGCGCAAAATACACTTCAAGTATACTATTAAATTAAAACTGATGTTATTTGAATAGCGCAATAATGGCCCTATAATGCTGTATTTTTTATTGAGCAACAGTAGGATGAAATAAAACATTGAAAAGGTCATCAGTTTTCGGTAAAAGTAAAGTCTCCCAAACTAAATACTCTCCGTGGCTACGAGGAGAAACGAGGGTGCATAAAATGACTCAGAGGAAGCGAAGCTGAGTGGTGTGTTCTTTGTAACAGCCCCTTCACAGTACTTTTATGTATTATTTACAAAGATGTAACCATACGTAAACCCCTTTTCTGTAAGGTATTAAGCAAAGAATATCTACATTGAGGGGGTATTATGTTGCGTAAGTTTTTTTCTCGTAAACT
This window encodes:
- a CDS encoding HD domain-containing protein, encoding MIYEALRALELKHRFRDPLYGYIELSEDETKIIDTPIFQRLRRIHQLALTKYVYPGAEHSRFQHSIGVVQAATDIFTCLYNDMAKNNRDELKKLEWDNSETLLCALKTLRFAALLHDIGHLPFSHASEEVLLDKARHENIGRYIIKKHVRISEIIKENNVTPSRVANLIKADPQEIPNSKDNILKSIISGHFDADRADYLRRDSYYCGVKYGVYDYNRYLSSIKIRTTMPSLAFNIVIDNIPILEEFILARYHYNLQVPFHRTRMGYDIALEQYIAYKKENNKGSFANFKNHVTINKSYSEEIDFLDMDWFVTFDDYSILCELNNDASNFWVSCLKRNNHLKMVKEGLSSDKEKQKEYWVSLEKLRKEGFKLNNDYFVKQKNLKIHKLSSNQNTDEKDEEDFHVISRSGENLVLPLAEYSPIFKAFSETTPLLWRIYSNSSKEQDIKTLLRQ